In Rhizobium sp. ZPR4, a genomic segment contains:
- a CDS encoding recombinase family protein, producing MNVHLKVQSHHRERSAYLYIRQSSMRQVIDNTESAMRQYALRGRAIALGWREEQIIVIDNDQGESGASAVWREGFQRLVSDVGMGHAGIVMGLEVSRLARNNADWQRLLEICALADTLILDEDGVYDPASFNDRLLLGLKGTMSEAELHVIKARLRGGILNKARRGEFRCPLPTGLVYDPSGNVTLDPDLQVRETIAHFFETFSRVGSASQTVKAFRQEGILFPSRLHDSQTVFRPLTPSTAMRVLHNPRYAGAYAYGRRRYRRTIDGKKLVRKQGSDDWTACIPDAHPGYISWEQHQENLRILKSNICHKWNAAVASPPREGPALLQGRAVCGQCGRHFHMRYAARRGRQEAWYVCDRARTNRGEPLCQAIAAPPVDEAIGMLIAEQMTPAAVELAIEVRKEIQARHEEADRLRCRAIERAQTEADLAQRRFMLVDPNNRLVADTLEGEWNEKLRILANAREERERAREHDQFILDKAVHERLVAMTADFKKLWTNPETPNRERKRLLAHIIEDVTLLKLPKRGTTKAHIRFKGGKTQTLVTMSPKSPSQQVKTNPDIIVLIDKLLDDHIFSEIAEMLNNQGYRPGSVTRRDQRNARFTTKRVTYLVREYKLRSRYDRLRDRGMLTKKEAAARLNIHEHTLARWAEHGLVTSHSYNGHYYLYEIPEADLPQKQCSRWNQLVDRVAAHKENARHPKTFN from the coding sequence ATGAATGTACATCTCAAAGTCCAGTCTCATCACCGTGAACGCAGCGCCTACCTCTACATCCGCCAATCTTCGATGCGGCAAGTCATCGACAATACCGAGAGCGCCATGCGCCAATATGCGCTTCGCGGGCGCGCTATCGCCCTGGGTTGGCGCGAGGAGCAGATTATCGTCATCGATAACGATCAGGGCGAATCCGGCGCATCGGCGGTCTGGCGTGAGGGGTTTCAGCGGCTGGTCAGCGATGTCGGCATGGGGCATGCCGGGATCGTCATGGGCCTGGAGGTCTCCCGTCTGGCGCGCAACAATGCCGACTGGCAGCGGCTGCTCGAGATCTGCGCACTTGCCGACACCCTGATCCTCGACGAGGACGGTGTCTACGATCCGGCAAGTTTCAACGACCGGCTCCTGCTCGGCCTCAAGGGAACAATGAGTGAGGCCGAACTGCATGTGATCAAGGCACGGCTGCGCGGCGGCATCCTCAACAAGGCCCGGCGTGGCGAGTTCCGTTGTCCGCTGCCGACCGGGCTCGTCTATGATCCGTCCGGCAATGTGACGCTTGATCCAGACCTGCAAGTCAGAGAGACGATCGCCCATTTCTTCGAGACATTCTCTCGCGTCGGATCCGCCTCCCAGACCGTCAAGGCCTTTCGTCAGGAAGGCATTCTCTTTCCATCCCGCTTGCACGACAGCCAGACGGTTTTCCGGCCACTGACGCCTTCGACGGCGATGCGCGTGCTGCACAATCCACGTTACGCCGGAGCCTATGCCTATGGACGCCGTCGCTATAGACGAACCATCGATGGCAAAAAGCTCGTGCGCAAACAAGGTAGTGACGATTGGACAGCATGCATTCCAGATGCCCATCCCGGTTACATCAGCTGGGAGCAGCATCAGGAGAACCTGAGGATTCTAAAGTCGAACATCTGCCATAAATGGAACGCGGCGGTCGCATCACCTCCGCGCGAAGGCCCGGCGCTGCTGCAGGGGCGCGCCGTGTGTGGGCAATGCGGCAGGCATTTCCACATGCGCTATGCTGCTCGGCGTGGCCGGCAGGAAGCCTGGTACGTTTGTGATCGCGCCCGTACCAATCGCGGCGAACCCTTGTGCCAGGCGATCGCCGCACCTCCCGTCGATGAAGCCATCGGTATGCTGATCGCAGAGCAGATGACGCCGGCGGCCGTCGAACTGGCGATCGAAGTCCGCAAAGAGATCCAAGCGCGGCATGAAGAGGCGGATCGGCTGCGCTGTCGCGCGATCGAGCGTGCCCAAACGGAAGCCGATCTCGCCCAGCGCCGTTTCATGCTCGTCGATCCCAATAACCGCCTCGTCGCCGACACGCTCGAAGGCGAATGGAACGAGAAGCTCCGCATCTTGGCTAATGCCCGCGAAGAGCGCGAGCGCGCCCGGGAGCACGATCAGTTCATCCTCGATAAGGCCGTCCACGAGCGGTTGGTCGCAATGACGGCGGACTTCAAAAAGCTCTGGACCAATCCAGAGACCCCGAACCGCGAACGAAAGCGCCTGCTTGCCCACATCATTGAGGACGTCACCCTCCTCAAACTACCGAAGAGAGGCACAACCAAGGCTCATATTCGCTTCAAGGGCGGCAAAACCCAGACGCTCGTCACCATGAGCCCCAAATCTCCCAGCCAGCAGGTCAAGACGAACCCCGACATCATCGTGCTGATCGATAAACTCCTCGACGATCATATTTTTTCCGAGATCGCAGAGATGCTCAACAATCAGGGATACCGTCCGGGCTCGGTGACGCGCCGTGACCAGCGCAACGCCCGCTTCACAACCAAACGCGTCACCTACCTCGTTCGCGAATACAAGCTGAGATCACGCTATGACCGGCTCCGGGATCGTGGGATGTTGACAAAGAAAGAGGCGGCTGCACGCCTCAATATCCATGAGCATACCCTCGCCAGATGGGCTGAACATGGCCTCGTCACCAGCCATTCCTACAACGGACACTATTACCTCTATGAGATCCCCGAGGCAGATCTACCGCAAAAGCAATGCAGTCGATGGAACCAGCTCGTCGATCGCGTCGCCGCCCATAAGGAAAATGCCAGACACCCCAAAACCTTCAACTGA
- a CDS encoding transposase — translation MVGDRADAMLEVMDEARHEGKYRRIEVITGRRQRRNWTDEEKARILVESAEPDVNISAVARRWGVNRGLLNVWRREAGLTSQRTAKAGAQQAMFVPVTLVGDQTSPQNSPSDVAHFAAGRIEIEIAGARMTVIGSVAPELAQAMVAALRGRR, via the coding sequence ATGGTTGGAGACCGCGCTGATGCCATGCTTGAAGTCATGGATGAAGCCAGGCATGAGGGAAAGTATCGGCGGATCGAGGTGATCACCGGTCGGCGGCAGCGGCGGAATTGGACTGATGAGGAGAAGGCGCGGATCCTTGTGGAAAGCGCGGAACCTGATGTGAACATCTCGGCTGTGGCCCGGCGCTGGGGCGTCAATCGCGGCTTGCTGAACGTCTGGCGTCGGGAAGCCGGGCTGACCTCTCAACGAACCGCGAAGGCCGGCGCGCAGCAGGCGATGTTCGTGCCGGTGACGTTGGTTGGCGATCAAACGTCTCCCCAGAACTCGCCGTCGGATGTCGCCCACTTCGCCGCGGGTCGGATTGAGATCGAGATTGCTGGCGCGCGCATGACAGTTATCGGCTCGGTAGCGCCTGAGCTGGCACAAGCGATGGTGGCGGCGTTGCGAGGTCGCCGGTGA
- a CDS encoding serine hydrolase: MSLAHAFKALTTALVICSIAVTIWLYLAPPALLRVGTGYAAKIVCSNVFLASRDPDAVLYDDVQAPGNVLLRLVTVSVDRANKRVTAAFLGFLAPNFALFRGASGCTSVPDGDFAAALNAAPFIEPKALDSSARTWPEGDAVLARSDSNTLHLLDNEALTGPKMRAVIVVHNGQIIAERYGHGFNAKTPLLGWSMTKTVNALLIGRLIYSGKLGISDTNLFRQWQHDDRSKIKLSDLLAMRSGLAFNESYGSVTDATRMLYLEPDMVSLPITAKLVTAPGAHFNYSSGTSVLLSAIWMDRVEDRQKAFDYPTDALFGPLGMTSAVLEQDARGTFAGGTYLYATARDWARLGQFLLQDGVWKGQRLLSEDFMDALKTPQRSGSRYTQAQAWVAAPGGERNADAGVPADTFWLEGHDGQSMAIVPSLNLVLLRMGLTPDHLSYKPQILLKQITDKIAAQTQ; this comes from the coding sequence ATGTCCCTAGCACATGCATTTAAGGCGCTGACAACGGCTCTGGTGATTTGTTCGATAGCAGTAACAATTTGGTTATACCTCGCGCCGCCCGCGCTTCTCCGTGTCGGGACTGGATACGCGGCAAAGATTGTGTGTTCGAACGTTTTTCTCGCAAGCCGAGATCCTGATGCAGTTTTGTATGACGATGTCCAGGCTCCGGGGAACGTCCTTCTCCGGCTTGTAACTGTGTCAGTCGACCGTGCCAACAAACGTGTAACGGCTGCATTTTTAGGTTTTCTAGCCCCTAATTTTGCGCTTTTTCGTGGCGCGTCCGGCTGCACGAGTGTACCGGACGGGGATTTCGCTGCTGCATTAAATGCGGCTCCTTTCATCGAGCCAAAGGCGCTCGACTCTAGTGCCCGCACATGGCCGGAGGGCGACGCTGTTTTAGCGCGGAGCGATAGCAATACTTTGCATCTGCTTGATAACGAAGCTCTCACAGGACCGAAAATGCGCGCAGTTATTGTGGTGCACAATGGTCAAATTATTGCAGAACGTTATGGGCATGGCTTTAACGCTAAGACACCCCTCCTGGGTTGGTCAATGACCAAAACCGTCAATGCTCTTCTTATCGGGCGCCTCATTTATAGCGGCAAACTCGGCATCTCTGATACGAACCTTTTCCGACAATGGCAGCATGACGATCGTTCTAAAATAAAACTTAGTGACTTGTTGGCAATGCGGAGCGGGCTAGCTTTCAACGAAAGCTATGGGAGCGTCACCGATGCTACGCGAATGCTGTATCTGGAGCCAGATATGGTGTCTCTCCCGATAACGGCGAAACTTGTGACAGCACCAGGAGCACACTTCAATTATTCCAGTGGCACATCGGTTTTACTTTCTGCAATTTGGATGGATCGCGTCGAGGATCGACAGAAAGCATTTGACTACCCTACGGATGCACTTTTCGGCCCTCTTGGAATGACTAGCGCGGTATTAGAACAAGATGCCCGAGGTACGTTTGCCGGCGGCACCTATCTTTACGCGACCGCGCGTGATTGGGCCCGTCTAGGACAATTCCTTCTGCAGGATGGTGTTTGGAAGGGACAGCGCCTCTTGTCTGAAGACTTCATGGACGCGCTTAAAACTCCTCAGCGATCAGGCAGCCGATATACTCAGGCCCAAGCGTGGGTCGCTGCTCCCGGCGGAGAGAGGAATGCAGACGCTGGAGTGCCGGCCGATACGTTCTGGCTGGAGGGCCATGACGGTCAGAGTATGGCTATCGTACCCTCGCTTAACCTTGTCTTACTTAGAATGGGCCTGACGCCCGATCATCTTAGCTACAAACCACAAATTCTCCTGAAGCAGATAACAGACAAGATTGCAGCGCAGACGCAATAA
- a CDS encoding 4'-phosphopantetheinyl transferase superfamily protein, producing the protein MIATAQIEISSVSIWYYDIAAYIDGTIRIPQDVRQVLSEQEFAQARRHVFHRGRSVALLSRYLLRLLLGTELKVPPNLIQLESGEFGKPRLGGDHAGAVEFNVSHSGAFIAICTSHCPVGIDIEVCTPLDDIDTLCRHCMTPSERLLIGNATKSMKLRTFLEIWTRKEAILKAHGYGFAISPRSISAIDAQPSAYSWRVENIPCPPGYIAAMARLNV; encoded by the coding sequence ATGATTGCCACCGCTCAAATCGAAATTTCGTCCGTATCGATATGGTACTACGATATCGCAGCATACATTGATGGAACTATTAGAATACCGCAGGATGTCCGTCAGGTCCTATCGGAGCAAGAGTTTGCGCAAGCACGTCGCCATGTGTTTCATCGTGGACGTTCGGTCGCCCTCCTATCGCGCTACCTGTTGCGGCTCCTCTTGGGAACCGAGCTAAAAGTTCCTCCAAATCTGATTCAATTGGAGTCGGGAGAATTCGGTAAACCGCGATTGGGCGGTGATCATGCCGGCGCTGTGGAGTTTAACGTGTCTCATTCCGGCGCGTTCATTGCGATTTGCACGTCTCATTGTCCGGTAGGAATTGATATCGAGGTTTGTACACCGCTCGACGACATCGATACATTATGCCGCCACTGTATGACTCCTTCTGAGCGGTTGCTCATTGGAAACGCAACTAAATCAATGAAATTGCGCACTTTTCTTGAAATTTGGACCCGGAAAGAAGCTATTTTGAAAGCTCACGGTTACGGGTTCGCAATTTCACCCAGAAGCATTTCTGCTATCGACGCGCAACCGTCAGCATATAGTTGGCGTGTAGAAAACATCCCTTGCCCGCCGGGCTACATTGCGGCGATGGCGAGGCTGAATGTATAA
- a CDS encoding 3-isopropylmalate dehydratase large subunit, translating into MSAPKSFLEKTWASHIVSPIDRHTDLLYIDRLFLHELTGAATIRQLEAANRSARRPDLVFTTIDHVVDTQEGRTRNQSPASLGSQLIKETRAAAKKHGFRLFDIGDTRQGIVHVISPELGIALPGLTIVCGDSHTCTVGGIGALGWGIGSTDSEQVLATQSLAMRRPKSMRVTVSGTPPPGVSAKDIVLLLTRKIGVNGGIGHAIEYAGKAVECLDIEARLTLCNMTSELGAKYGYVPPDDKTFQYLYGREFSPRGDAWDKAVTYWKSIATDPEAAFDSEFSLDCSDLQPQVSWGITPQQVISIGERIPDPMGIGDAAQRADMIRALSYMNVSPGDAIEGIHIDAAYIGACTNARLSDLRSAANILRGRKVADGIIAICVPGSMETKAQAELEGLDVVFKSAGFEWHDAGCGLCGHMGNDRLERKRVISTTNRNFIGRQGPGTRTHLASPATVAASAVAGSIADVRKIPAVEIIL; encoded by the coding sequence ATGTCTGCTCCGAAATCGTTTCTCGAGAAAACTTGGGCGAGCCATATTGTCAGCCCGATAGATCGCCACACCGATCTCCTATATATTGACAGACTATTTCTACATGAGCTGACGGGTGCAGCTACTATCCGACAGTTGGAGGCCGCTAACAGGTCAGCGCGACGGCCTGATTTGGTATTCACGACGATCGATCATGTCGTAGACACACAAGAAGGGCGTACAAGGAATCAATCTCCGGCATCGTTGGGTTCGCAGTTGATTAAGGAAACGAGAGCTGCTGCCAAGAAGCACGGCTTCCGGCTGTTTGATATAGGCGACACACGGCAAGGCATCGTACATGTGATCTCACCGGAGCTTGGAATTGCTTTGCCTGGGCTCACAATCGTGTGCGGGGACAGTCACACTTGTACAGTCGGGGGGATAGGCGCACTTGGATGGGGAATAGGCTCGACCGATAGCGAGCAGGTTCTCGCTACTCAATCTCTCGCAATGAGGCGGCCAAAGTCAATGCGTGTAACGGTCTCAGGGACGCCTCCTCCAGGCGTCTCGGCAAAGGATATTGTGCTCCTACTCACCCGCAAGATCGGTGTTAACGGGGGCATCGGCCATGCAATTGAATATGCGGGTAAAGCTGTCGAGTGTTTGGATATCGAAGCAAGGCTGACGCTTTGCAACATGACGTCGGAGCTCGGGGCAAAGTACGGGTATGTACCGCCCGATGACAAGACATTTCAATATTTGTATGGCAGGGAATTTTCACCAAGAGGCGATGCCTGGGACAAAGCTGTCACCTATTGGAAGTCAATCGCGACCGATCCAGAGGCGGCCTTTGACAGCGAGTTTTCTTTGGACTGCTCGGATCTACAACCACAGGTGTCGTGGGGAATAACTCCACAGCAGGTAATTTCGATCGGAGAAAGGATTCCGGATCCGATGGGCATTGGAGATGCTGCGCAACGAGCCGATATGATACGAGCACTCTCCTATATGAATGTCTCGCCTGGTGATGCAATTGAAGGCATCCATATCGACGCCGCCTATATCGGAGCATGCACAAATGCTCGGCTGTCTGACCTACGATCGGCGGCAAACATTCTCAGGGGCCGTAAGGTCGCTGACGGAATCATCGCCATTTGCGTCCCTGGTTCGATGGAGACAAAAGCGCAAGCCGAGCTGGAGGGACTTGATGTGGTCTTCAAGTCGGCTGGTTTCGAATGGCACGATGCGGGCTGCGGTTTATGCGGGCATATGGGAAACGATCGCCTCGAACGCAAACGAGTCATCAGTACGACGAATAGAAATTTCATTGGAAGGCAAGGGCCAGGCACACGGACTCATTTAGCGAGCCCTGCAACAGTAGCAGCATCGGCCGTTGCTGGTTCAATTGCTGACGTACGCAAGATCCCCGCCGTGGAAATCATCTTATGA
- the leuD gene encoding 3-isopropylmalate dehydratase small subunit, whose product MLQDNIDTDQISPGTELMRSSDDGYTRWGEALFATQRYLCDRTPNPSFILNDPQWAQAEILLAGENFGCGSSREWAVKALRGFGFRAILAVSFGEIFAANCFRHGVLPVELPASVLSLLASEIKHRGGGTCLAIDLESQVIVSPSGRCFPFELPEMQRRIFLEGIDEITFVLKYSSAITAFERADQTSRPWKYPIQAPATPTESHATEEARQCSTHRSTNRLKP is encoded by the coding sequence ATGCTTCAAGACAATATCGATACGGACCAGATAAGCCCCGGGACGGAGCTCATGCGATCTTCCGATGACGGATATACCCGGTGGGGCGAGGCGTTATTCGCGACGCAGAGATACCTCTGCGACCGTACGCCTAATCCAAGCTTCATCCTAAATGACCCGCAATGGGCCCAAGCTGAAATCCTATTGGCAGGAGAGAATTTCGGTTGTGGATCGTCGCGCGAGTGGGCAGTCAAGGCACTTCGTGGCTTTGGTTTTCGAGCGATTTTGGCCGTGTCATTCGGAGAGATTTTTGCTGCGAACTGCTTTCGACACGGCGTGTTGCCGGTAGAGCTGCCGGCAAGTGTTTTGTCCCTGCTGGCCTCGGAAATCAAACACCGCGGCGGGGGCACTTGCTTGGCAATCGACCTCGAAAGTCAAGTCATCGTTTCTCCATCGGGACGATGTTTCCCGTTTGAACTTCCCGAGATGCAGCGGCGTATCTTCCTGGAAGGCATCGACGAGATCACATTTGTGTTGAAATATTCGTCTGCCATCACTGCCTTCGAACGAGCTGATCAAACAAGCAGACCATGGAAATATCCGATCCAGGCTCCCGCTACCCCAACTGAATCTCATGCAACCGAGGAGGCAAGACAATGCAGCACACATCGATCAACGAACCGTTTGAAACCGTAG
- a CDS encoding TauD/TfdA family dioxygenase — MQHTSINEPFETVAGWRSRDVADPKLWTYQITSEEKDEIETAFKIVRNLDKSFHDLTTSDFPLPRFGKRLRELTDALESGLGFTVIKGLPIVDKTEDEARLISWGIGLYIGIGLPQNDSGTLIHDVRDRGETSQKTLRGNGSSEEIQFHIDPCDIVGLFCRRAAAKGGGSKLCSSVEICQRIAAEEPRLFEQLRSIVPFAALGASEDSVRVYYVPVFGWHKGAFTSHYYRARIIKASSLPSVSLSDEQRAAVDLVQTMASDPEMHMEMQLEPGDLQLVNNHIVYHSRTAYEDHEDFDRRRHLFRFWFSVPGSRELPAEFANVWGKTTAGSVRGGVRLWDGKFDVVDRYQERMAGLHNMSL; from the coding sequence ATGCAGCACACATCGATCAACGAACCGTTTGAAACCGTAGCCGGTTGGCGTAGCCGGGATGTCGCAGATCCGAAGCTTTGGACGTATCAAATCACGAGTGAAGAAAAAGACGAGATCGAAACTGCGTTCAAAATTGTGCGTAACCTGGACAAGTCATTTCATGATCTCACAACCAGCGACTTTCCGCTTCCACGCTTCGGGAAGCGCCTTCGCGAGCTTACCGATGCCCTAGAAAGTGGCCTCGGTTTCACCGTAATAAAAGGCCTGCCTATTGTTGACAAGACAGAAGACGAGGCGCGCCTGATATCGTGGGGAATAGGTCTGTATATCGGCATTGGGCTTCCGCAGAATGACAGTGGAACGCTTATCCATGATGTACGGGACCGAGGTGAAACGAGCCAGAAGACCTTGCGTGGTAACGGCAGCTCGGAAGAGATTCAGTTCCACATTGATCCTTGTGATATCGTTGGGCTGTTTTGCCGAAGGGCGGCCGCCAAGGGTGGGGGCAGTAAGCTCTGCAGTTCGGTGGAAATTTGCCAACGCATAGCGGCTGAAGAACCGCGGCTGTTTGAGCAGCTTCGGTCGATTGTTCCTTTTGCAGCACTAGGCGCGAGCGAAGATAGTGTCCGGGTTTATTATGTTCCAGTCTTCGGCTGGCACAAAGGTGCATTTACTAGCCACTACTACCGAGCCAGGATTATCAAGGCATCGTCTTTACCTTCGGTGTCGCTGAGTGACGAACAGAGAGCGGCGGTTGATCTTGTTCAAACGATGGCCAGCGATCCAGAGATGCACATGGAAATGCAACTCGAGCCGGGCGATCTCCAATTGGTGAATAACCATATCGTCTATCACTCCCGCACCGCATATGAAGACCATGAGGACTTTGACAGGCGCCGCCACCTCTTCCGGTTTTGGTTTTCTGTTCCGGGCAGTCGCGAACTGCCTGCTGAGTTCGCTAACGTATGGGGCAAGACTACAGCTGGTAGTGTTAGAGGCGGAGTGCGCCTTTGGGATGGTAAGTTTGACGTCGTTGACCGGTATCAGGAACGCATGGCGGGTCTTCATAATATGAGCTTGTGA
- the cysD gene encoding sulfate adenylyltransferase subunit CysD: MTNITTSVRCHRLEAEAIHILREVSATFSNPVMLYSIGKDSSVLLHLAMKAFYPAKPPFPLLHVDTTWKFKEMIAFRDRVAAELGLNLLVHTNAEGIEEGISPFVHGPTTYTHVMKTVALRQAIDKYGFDAAFGGARRDEEKSRAKERILSFRNSSHAWDPKSQRPEMWKTYNTRVTAGETVRVFPLSNWTEFDIWNYIFTENISIVPLYFAAKRPVVMRQSMLIMVDDERMPIDKGDTVKEMMVRFRTLGCYPLTAAIESEAMTPEDILRELLAGRTSERQGRLIDGDEAASMEKKKREGYF, from the coding sequence ATGACGAATATTACAACCTCAGTTCGCTGCCATCGGCTTGAGGCTGAAGCGATTCACATCCTACGTGAAGTCTCGGCGACATTTTCCAACCCAGTCATGCTCTACTCAATAGGCAAAGATTCCTCGGTGCTGCTGCATCTGGCGATGAAGGCCTTTTATCCCGCAAAGCCGCCATTTCCGCTCCTGCATGTCGACACAACATGGAAATTTAAGGAAATGATCGCCTTTCGTGACCGCGTTGCCGCCGAACTAGGCCTCAATCTCTTGGTACATACCAATGCGGAAGGCATCGAGGAGGGCATTTCGCCGTTTGTTCACGGTCCAACAACGTATACTCACGTTATGAAGACAGTCGCATTACGCCAGGCGATCGACAAGTATGGCTTTGACGCGGCCTTTGGTGGTGCCAGGCGTGACGAAGAAAAGTCACGTGCCAAAGAGCGCATCCTCTCCTTTCGCAATTCATCTCATGCCTGGGATCCGAAGAGCCAGCGTCCGGAAATGTGGAAAACCTACAATACCCGCGTCACAGCCGGGGAAACCGTCCGTGTTTTCCCGTTATCGAACTGGACCGAATTCGACATCTGGAATTACATATTCACGGAGAATATTTCGATCGTGCCACTGTATTTTGCCGCGAAGAGGCCGGTTGTAATGCGCCAGAGCATGCTGATCATGGTGGATGATGAGCGTATGCCGATAGACAAAGGCGATACGGTGAAGGAAATGATGGTCCGTTTCCGTACGCTCGGTTGCTATCCACTGACCGCTGCGATCGAATCCGAAGCGATGACGCCTGAAGATATCTTGCGAGAATTGCTCGCGGGACGGACCTCTGAGCGGCAAGGCAGGTTGATCGACGGCGATGAGGCCGCCTCTATGGAGAAGAAGAAGCGCGAAGGATATTTCTGA